From a region of the Hymenobacter jejuensis genome:
- a CDS encoding lysophospholipid acyltransferase family protein, whose protein sequence is MLFYTVMKPLVQVALRVFFRRLEIRHPERLQEPGPLLIVGNHPNTLMDPLVVAVNRRDPIAFLAKSTFFQNPILRRIMESGNSIPIYRRQDAETGVGGASPEELAARNEAAFSRCYDYLDRRGTIMIFPEGTSISERRLRPLKTGAARIALGAEARHNFQLGLRVLPLGINYFDPTRFRSDVFVNVGQPIRVADYADRYRQDPEGAADALTEEIRVRLEGRLVITRDAADDELVMQVERTFTDHFIDDKETLYDNYLLSRNLLEGIAYFEKHDPVRLNEVRERLKTYLQDLRRVHLTDESLESSRGQGKRWSRGAVAGVKLLLGFPVYLYGVVNNYVPYILPSVVARRATKDVEFVAPIMLVVGMLTFTVCYISQIALIEHFVQDWRLTTAYALSLPLTGFYALSYWNSLAARLRRLRAVRLFRQHRPVIEGLLRQRAGILRLLSEAREAYLAGSGFR, encoded by the coding sequence ATGCTCTTTTATACCGTTATGAAGCCCTTGGTGCAGGTGGCGCTGCGGGTATTTTTTCGCCGGCTCGAAATCCGGCACCCCGAGCGACTACAGGAGCCTGGTCCGTTGTTAATCGTTGGTAATCACCCCAATACGCTTATGGACCCGCTGGTGGTAGCCGTCAACCGCCGCGACCCGATTGCGTTTCTAGCCAAGAGCACCTTCTTTCAAAACCCCATTCTGCGCCGGATCATGGAGTCGGGTAATTCTATCCCGATTTATCGGCGGCAGGATGCTGAAACCGGCGTGGGGGGGGCTTCGCCCGAAGAACTGGCGGCCCGCAACGAAGCCGCCTTCAGCCGCTGCTACGACTACCTCGATCGGCGCGGCACCATCATGATCTTTCCGGAGGGCACCAGCATTTCGGAGCGCCGCCTGCGGCCCCTCAAAACGGGCGCGGCCCGCATTGCGCTGGGAGCCGAAGCGCGCCACAACTTCCAACTGGGGCTGCGGGTGTTGCCCTTGGGTATCAATTACTTCGATCCCACGCGGTTTCGGTCGGATGTGTTTGTCAACGTTGGCCAGCCTATCCGGGTAGCCGACTATGCCGACCGCTACCGCCAAGACCCCGAGGGCGCTGCCGATGCGCTCACCGAAGAAATCAGGGTGCGGCTGGAGGGCCGCCTCGTGATTACCCGCGACGCTGCCGACGACGAGTTGGTGATGCAGGTGGAACGCACGTTTACCGATCATTTTATCGACGACAAAGAAACCCTCTACGACAACTACCTCCTGAGCCGCAACCTGTTAGAAGGCATTGCTTACTTCGAAAAGCACGATCCGGTGCGGCTCAACGAAGTGCGCGAACGCCTGAAAACGTACCTGCAAGACCTGCGTCGGGTGCACCTCACCGACGAGTCGCTGGAATCGTCGCGGGGGCAAGGCAAGCGCTGGAGCCGAGGGGCAGTGGCCGGCGTGAAACTGCTGCTGGGGTTTCCGGTGTACCTGTATGGGGTTGTCAATAATTACGTGCCCTACATTCTGCCCTCGGTGGTGGCACGCCGGGCAACCAAAGACGTAGAGTTTGTGGCCCCCATAATGCTGGTTGTGGGCATGCTCACCTTTACGGTCTGTTATATTTCACAAATTGCTCTGATAGAGCACTTTGTACAGGATTGGCGCCTCACGACTGCCTACGCCCTGAGCCTGCCACTGACGGGTTTTTATGCCCTGAGCTATTGGAATAGCTTGGCGGCCCGCCTGCGCCGTTTGCGGGCGGTGCGGCTGTTTCGGCAACACCGCCCGGTTATCGAAGGCTTGTTGCGGCAACGTGCCGGTATTTTGCGCCTGCTCAGCGAAGCGCGGGAAGCCTACTTGGCCGGATCAGGATTCCGTTGA
- a CDS encoding tetratricopeptide repeat protein — protein sequence MRCFVSLSAGLLLMANTVWGQTNMAVLRKADDLVAEKKYESAFKLLNDYDPKNAQPAVALKKEEIVLNYSIASSNYRSFTFKDLSTLESLEENQEHEAPGTRYRFRVRAVLDSLKQKYPDNYKLDRGLGDYYYAVQQCDCAEKKKTEDELFPLMIKHYEEAHKHAYGDYKSYFVVGYAKQRLGQFKQSVPYFLHSIELKKDFPTAHLNLAFVYLELKQYEKARTEAQLAVDQFPDEAHKSDASFLLSKIEERIKTQKELLAAKKTGKKTSKTKKPATAKATPAKNTATPEPKPAETKAAEAKSAEATPADAKPAEAKPAEAKPN from the coding sequence ATGCGTTGTTTTGTAAGTCTAAGTGCGGGTTTGTTGTTGATGGCCAACACGGTATGGGGCCAAACCAACATGGCAGTTCTGCGGAAAGCCGATGACCTGGTGGCGGAGAAAAAGTACGAGTCGGCCTTTAAGCTCCTCAACGACTACGACCCCAAAAATGCCCAGCCCGCCGTGGCCCTCAAAAAAGAGGAGATCGTGCTGAACTACAGTATCGCCAGCAGCAACTATAGAAGCTTCACTTTCAAGGACTTAAGCACACTGGAGTCGTTGGAGGAAAACCAAGAGCACGAAGCCCCGGGTACGCGCTACCGCTTCCGGGTGAGGGCCGTGCTGGACTCCCTCAAGCAAAAGTACCCCGACAACTACAAGCTCGACCGCGGCCTCGGCGACTACTACTACGCCGTGCAGCAATGCGACTGCGCTGAGAAGAAAAAGACTGAGGATGAGCTGTTTCCGCTCATGATCAAGCATTATGAGGAAGCCCACAAACACGCTTACGGCGACTACAAATCGTATTTTGTAGTAGGCTACGCCAAGCAGCGCCTCGGCCAGTTTAAGCAGAGCGTGCCGTACTTTCTGCACTCCATCGAACTGAAAAAGGACTTCCCCACGGCCCACCTCAACCTTGCCTTTGTGTACCTGGAGCTGAAGCAGTACGAGAAAGCCCGCACCGAAGCGCAACTGGCTGTAGATCAGTTTCCTGACGAGGCCCACAAGTCCGACGCCAGCTTCCTGCTTAGCAAGATCGAGGAGCGAATCAAAACCCAAAAGGAGCTGCTGGCCGCAAAAAAGACTGGCAAGAAGACCTCCAAAACAAAAAAGCCCGCAACCGCTAAAGCGACGCCCGCCAAGAACACCGCGACGCCGGAGCCGAAACCCGCAGAAACGAAGGCTGCTGAGGCAAAATCTGCCGAAGCAACGCCCGCCGATGCCAAGCCAGCCGAAGCTAAGCCAGCCGAAGCTAAGCCGAATTAA